In the Parasteatoda tepidariorum isolate YZ-2023 chromosome 3, CAS_Ptep_4.0, whole genome shotgun sequence genome, one interval contains:
- the LOC107446237 gene encoding eukaryotic translation initiation factor eIF1, which produces MSTGIQNLNTFDPFADAIRADEQGGQDKLIHVRIQQRNGRKTLTTVQGISDDYDKKKIVKACKKEFACNGTVVEHSEYGEVIQLQGDQRNNICQFLTKVGIAKPEQLKIHGF; this is translated from the exons ATGTCTACCGGTATTCAGAATTTAAACACTTTTG atCCGTTTGCTGATGCAATCCGGGCTGATGAGCAAGGTGGTCAAGACAAACTAATTCACGTTAGAATCCAGCAGCGGAACGGACGTAAAACTTTAACTACTGTGCAAGGCATCTCTGATGATTACGACAAGAAAAAGATTGTAAAAGCCTGTAAAAAG GAATTTGCTTGCAATGGAACTGTTGTGGAACATTCTGAGTATGGAGAGGTAATTCAACTTCAAGGAGatcaaagaaataatatttgtcaGTTTCTAACAAAGGTTGGCATTGCCAAACCTGAACAGCTTAAAATACATGGTTTCTAA